A single genomic interval of Brevundimonas diminuta harbors:
- the rplN gene encoding 50S ribosomal protein L14 translates to MIQMQTNLEVADNSGARRVMCIKVLGGSKRRYASIGDTIVASVKEAIPRGRVKKGDVVRAIVVRTAKDIQRKDGSVIRFDKSAAVIVNKQNEPVGTRIFGPVPRELRAKNHMKIISLAPEVL, encoded by the coding sequence ATGATCCAGATGCAAACTAACCTGGAAGTGGCCGATAATTCGGGCGCCCGCCGGGTCATGTGCATCAAGGTGTTGGGCGGCTCCAAGCGCCGCTACGCCTCGATCGGCGACACAATCGTCGCCTCCGTGAAGGAAGCCATTCCGCGCGGCCGTGTGAAGAAGGGCGACGTCGTTCGCGCCATCGTCGTGCGCACCGCCAAGGACATCCAACGCAAGGACGGCTCGGTCATCCGCTTTGACAAGTCGGCCGCCGTCATCGTCAACAAGCAGAACGAGCCTGTCGGCACGCGGATCTTCGGCCCGGTTCCTCGCGAACTGCGCGCCAAGAACCACATGAAGATCATCTCGCTGGCTCCGGAGGTCCTGTAA
- the rplF gene encoding 50S ribosomal protein L6, translated as MSRIGKKTIAVPKGVTVTLDGQNVTVKGPKGESAWTVADEIEVKQEGDELSLTPRSDTPRARAMWGLSRTLVDNMVVGVTTGFEKSLELVGVGYRAAMKGDALSLQLGFSHEVDIAPPAGVSFAVPKQTEIKISGADKQAVGQIASVIRKLRPPEPYKGKGVRYAGEKVRRKEGKKK; from the coding sequence ATGTCCCGTATTGGCAAGAAAACCATCGCCGTGCCGAAGGGCGTGACTGTCACGCTCGACGGCCAGAACGTCACCGTCAAGGGACCCAAGGGCGAGAGCGCCTGGACCGTCGCCGACGAGATCGAAGTTAAGCAGGAAGGCGACGAACTGTCGCTGACGCCGCGTTCGGACACGCCTCGCGCTCGCGCGATGTGGGGTCTGTCGCGCACCCTGGTCGACAACATGGTCGTCGGCGTCACCACGGGCTTTGAAAAGTCGCTGGAGCTGGTCGGCGTGGGTTACCGCGCCGCGATGAAGGGCGACGCCCTTTCGCTGCAACTCGGCTTCTCGCACGAAGTCGATATCGCTCCGCCGGCCGGCGTCAGCTTCGCTGTGCCGAAGCAGACCGAGATCAAGATCTCGGGCGCTGACAAGCAAGCCGTCGGTCAGATCGCCTCGGTCATCCGCAAGCTGCGTCCGCCGGAGCCCTATAAGGGCAAGGGCGTCCGTTACGCGGGCGAGAAGGTCCGTCGCAAGGAAGGCAAGAAGAAGTAA
- the rplO gene encoding 50S ribosomal protein L15, with product MKLNEIRDNEGAHKKRMRVGRGPGSGKGKTAGRGVKGQKSRSGVAIGGFEGGQMPLYMRMPKRGFNNANALKLAEVNLWRLQDAVDAGKLDAKSELKGDALVAAGVIRRVKDGVRLLGTGELKQALNLVVWSATAGAKKAIEAAGGSVVEQRIEAEAKAAARVEKRNAAKGKAPAAKAPRGDENKISARTKRTAAKA from the coding sequence ATGAAACTGAACGAAATCCGCGACAACGAAGGCGCCCACAAGAAGCGCATGCGCGTCGGCCGTGGCCCCGGTTCGGGCAAAGGCAAGACCGCTGGTCGTGGTGTCAAGGGTCAGAAGTCGCGTTCGGGCGTCGCCATCGGCGGCTTCGAAGGCGGCCAAATGCCCCTGTACATGCGTATGCCCAAGCGCGGGTTCAACAACGCCAATGCTCTGAAGCTGGCTGAAGTGAACCTGTGGCGCCTCCAGGACGCCGTGGACGCCGGCAAGCTGGACGCCAAGTCCGAACTGAAGGGCGACGCCCTAGTCGCCGCCGGCGTGATCCGTCGCGTCAAGGATGGCGTGCGTCTGCTGGGCACCGGTGAGCTGAAGCAAGCGCTGAATCTGGTCGTCTGGTCGGCCACCGCCGGCGCCAAGAAGGCCATCGAAGCCGCTGGCGGCTCGGTCGTCGAGCAACGCATCGAAGCGGAAGCCAAGGCCGCCGCGCGCGTCGAGAAGCGCAACGCCGCCAAGGGCAAGGCTCCGGCCGCCAAGGCGCCGCGCGGCGACGAGAACAAGATCTCGGCCCGCACCAAGCGCACCGCCGCCAAAGCCTAA
- the secY gene encoding preprotein translocase subunit SecY, whose amino-acid sequence MASAAEQLAANMNMGSFAKATELHKRLLFTLGALLVYRIGTYVPIPGINSQAFLQFFQNPDGQRGILDMFNMFSGGAVERMAIFALNVMPYISASIIVQLMGTVYPPWEKLKKEGGESGRKQLNQYTRYLTVFLALAQSFGIAAGLNSTAGLVDNPGIFFIISTVVTLTGGTMFLMWLGEQVTARGVGNGISLIIFAGIVAVLPSTIARLLGLAQQGQMSAFALLFIAILAVATVVFIVFMERAQRRLLIQYPKRQEGNRMAGGERSFLPLKVNTAGVIPPIFASSLLMLPTTVATMTANADLPSWMSWLPLVTAQLTHGQPLFMALYAALIVFFCFFYTSITFNPEDTAENLRKYGGFLPGIRPGKRTAEYLDYVLTRLTVIGAAYITAVCLLPEFIVSQFGNSLYFGGTSILIVVSVTMDTVAQIQSQLLAHQYEGLIKKAKLRGRGGRGAPTPVRR is encoded by the coding sequence ATGGCTTCGGCCGCAGAACAACTCGCCGCCAATATGAACATGGGCTCGTTCGCGAAAGCGACCGAGCTGCATAAACGCCTGCTGTTCACGCTGGGCGCGCTTCTGGTCTATCGCATCGGCACCTATGTGCCGATCCCGGGCATCAACTCGCAGGCCTTCCTGCAGTTCTTCCAGAACCCGGACGGTCAGCGCGGCATCCTGGACATGTTCAACATGTTCTCGGGCGGCGCGGTCGAGCGTATGGCCATCTTCGCGCTGAACGTGATGCCCTACATCTCGGCCTCGATCATCGTGCAGCTGATGGGCACGGTGTATCCGCCCTGGGAGAAGCTGAAGAAGGAAGGCGGCGAAAGCGGCCGCAAGCAGCTGAACCAATACACCCGTTATCTGACGGTGTTCCTGGCGTTGGCGCAGTCCTTCGGCATCGCGGCGGGCTTGAACAGCACGGCCGGCCTGGTCGACAACCCCGGCATCTTCTTCATCATCTCGACAGTCGTGACCCTGACCGGCGGCACCATGTTCCTGATGTGGCTGGGCGAGCAGGTGACGGCGCGCGGCGTCGGCAACGGCATCTCGCTGATCATCTTCGCCGGCATCGTGGCGGTCTTGCCGTCCACCATCGCCCGCCTGCTGGGCCTGGCCCAGCAGGGCCAGATGTCGGCCTTCGCCCTGCTGTTCATCGCCATCCTGGCCGTGGCCACCGTGGTCTTCATCGTCTTCATGGAGCGCGCCCAGCGCCGTCTTCTGATCCAGTATCCGAAGCGCCAGGAAGGCAACCGCATGGCTGGCGGCGAGCGTTCGTTCCTGCCGCTGAAGGTCAACACCGCCGGCGTGATCCCGCCGATCTTCGCCTCTTCGCTGCTGATGCTGCCGACGACGGTTGCGACCATGACGGCCAACGCCGACCTGCCCAGCTGGATGAGCTGGCTGCCGCTGGTGACGGCGCAGCTGACGCACGGCCAGCCGCTGTTCATGGCGCTGTATGCCGCCCTGATCGTCTTCTTCTGCTTCTTCTACACCTCGATCACCTTCAATCCCGAGGACACAGCCGAGAACCTGCGCAAATATGGCGGCTTCCTGCCGGGCATCCGTCCGGGCAAGCGCACGGCGGAATATCTGGACTATGTCCTGACCCGCCTGACCGTGATCGGCGCCGCCTACATCACTGCGGTCTGCCTGCTGCCCGAGTTTATCGTCAGCCAGTTCGGCAACAGCCTGTACTTTGGCGGAACGTCTATCTTGATCGTCGTCTCGGTCACCATGGACACTGTGGCCCAGATCCAGTCCCAACTGCTGGCGCACCAGTACGAAGGCC
- the rplV gene encoding 50S ribosomal protein L22 — protein MAQTKNERRVAPTEARAKLVNVRISPQKLNLVAASIRGMPVQKALNELEFSRKRIAGDVRKVLYSAISNAENNHNLDIDNLVVAEAFVGKNLVMKRFASRARGRSSRILKPFSEITIVVREAGEAA, from the coding sequence ATGGCCCAGACAAAAAACGAGCGTCGGGTCGCCCCGACCGAGGCCCGCGCCAAGCTGGTCAACGTGCGCATCAGCCCGCAAAAGCTGAACCTGGTCGCCGCTTCGATCCGCGGCATGCCGGTCCAGAAGGCGCTGAACGAGCTGGAATTCAGCCGTAAGCGCATCGCCGGCGACGTCCGCAAGGTCCTGTATTCGGCGATCTCGAACGCCGAGAACAACCACAACCTCGACATCGACAATCTGGTCGTCGCCGAGGCCTTCGTGGGCAAGAACCTGGTGATGAAGCGTTTCGCGAGCCGTGCTCGCGGTCGTTCGTCGCGCATCCTGAAACCGTTCAGCGAGATCACCATCGTGGTCCGTGAAGCCGGCGAGGCCGCCTGA
- the rpsQ gene encoding 30S ribosomal protein S17, producing the protein MPKRILEGVVVSDKGEKTVVVKVERTLLHPLLKKTVRSSKKYHAHDEANALKVGDIARIVECAPKSKLKRWEVLSNASAS; encoded by the coding sequence ATGCCCAAGCGAATTCTTGAAGGCGTGGTCGTGTCCGACAAGGGCGAGAAGACTGTCGTTGTGAAGGTGGAGCGCACCCTGCTTCACCCGCTTCTGAAGAAGACCGTCCGGTCGTCCAAGAAGTACCACGCGCACGACGAAGCCAACGCGCTCAAGGTCGGCGACATCGCTCGCATCGTCGAGTGCGCCCCCAAGTCCAAACTGAAGCGCTGGGAAGTTCTTTCCAACGCCTCCGCCTCGTAA
- the rpsE gene encoding 30S ribosomal protein S5, with product MAQQPQRGGGGNDRNRRDNRNGPAADGPDSDIVEKLVHINRVAATVKGGRRFSFAALMVVGDGKGRVGFGHGKAREVPEAIRKATEEAKKTMIRVPLRENRTLHHDGNGRWGAGKIMMRAAPPGTGVIAGGPMRAVLETLGVQDVVGKSTGSSNPYNMIRATFEALKVQSSPRQVASKRGKKVADLMGRRNDGASAPEAVES from the coding sequence ATGGCGCAACAACCCCAACGCGGCGGCGGCGGCAACGATCGCAACCGTCGTGACAACCGCAACGGTCCCGCTGCTGATGGTCCGGATTCCGACATCGTCGAGAAGCTGGTGCACATCAACCGCGTCGCCGCCACCGTCAAAGGCGGCCGTCGCTTCAGCTTTGCAGCCCTGATGGTCGTCGGCGACGGCAAGGGTCGCGTCGGCTTCGGTCACGGCAAGGCGCGAGAAGTGCCGGAAGCCATCCGCAAGGCGACTGAAGAAGCCAAGAAGACGATGATCCGCGTTCCGCTGCGCGAGAACCGCACCCTGCACCACGACGGCAACGGCCGTTGGGGCGCCGGCAAGATCATGATGCGCGCCGCCCCTCCCGGGACCGGCGTCATCGCGGGCGGTCCGATGCGCGCCGTGCTCGAAACCCTCGGCGTCCAGGACGTCGTGGGCAAGTCGACCGGTTCGTCGAACCCCTACAACATGATCCGCGCGACGTTCGAAGCGCTGAAGGTCCAGTCCTCGCCCCGTCAAGTCGCGTCCAAGCGCGGCAAGAAGGTCGCGGATCTGATGGGCCGCCGCAACGACGGCGCCTCGGCGCCCGAAGCCGTGGAGTCCTAA
- the rplX gene encoding 50S ribosomal protein L24, translating to MAAKIKKGDRVVVLTGKDKGRTGNVLKVLPTENRVLVEGVNMVQRHTRPSQADPQGGIKNKEASLHLSNVAIADANGKATRVGFKIDGDKKVRIAKTTGDVI from the coding sequence ATGGCCGCCAAGATCAAGAAGGGCGACCGCGTCGTCGTCCTCACCGGCAAGGACAAGGGCCGCACGGGAAACGTGCTGAAGGTCCTGCCCACCGAAAACCGCGTCCTCGTCGAAGGCGTCAACATGGTTCAGCGCCACACGCGCCCGAGCCAGGCTGACCCGCAGGGCGGCATCAAGAACAAGGAAGCCTCGCTTCACCTGTCGAACGTCGCGATCGCCGACGCCAACGGCAAGGCGACCCGCGTCGGCTTCAAGATCGATGGGGACAAGAAGGTCCGCATCGCCAAGACGACGGGAGACGTCATCTGA
- the rpmD gene encoding 50S ribosomal protein L30, which produces MAEKKTVTVKQTGSPIRRKNDQRATLVGLGLNRLGRESTLEDTPSVRGMIAKVAHLTEIVEK; this is translated from the coding sequence ATGGCTGAGAAGAAAACCGTCACCGTCAAGCAGACCGGTTCGCCGATCCGCCGCAAGAACGACCAGCGCGCCACCCTGGTGGGCCTGGGTCTGAACCGCCTGGGTCGTGAATCCACTCTGGAAGACACGCCTTCGGTTCGCGGGATGATCGCCAAGGTCGCCCACCTGACCGAGATCGTCGAAAAGTAA
- the rplB gene encoding 50S ribosomal protein L2, translated as MALKTYNPTSPGRRALVLVDRSELHKGRPEKSLTEGLTKSGGRGQGGRIAVRFRGGGAKTLYRKIDFKRRKWDMVGTVERLEYDPNRTAFIALVTYEDGEKTYIIAPQRLKAGDTIVAGEKTDVKPGNAMPLRSMPVGTIIHNIEMKPGKGAQLARSAGAYAQLVGRDQGYAQIRLGSGELRMVLDGCIATVGAVSNPDHMNQNLGKAGRKRHMGWRPHVRGVAMNPIDHPHGGGEGRTSGGRTPVTPWGKDTKGTRTRKNKATDKYIIRTRHVKKAR; from the coding sequence ATGGCCTTGAAAACCTACAATCCGACTTCGCCGGGCCGTCGCGCCCTCGTGCTGGTCGACCGTTCGGAACTCCACAAGGGCCGTCCGGAAAAGTCGCTGACCGAAGGCCTGACCAAGTCGGGCGGACGCGGGCAGGGCGGTCGCATCGCGGTCCGCTTCCGTGGCGGCGGCGCCAAGACCCTGTACCGCAAGATCGACTTCAAGCGTCGCAAGTGGGACATGGTCGGCACGGTCGAGCGTCTGGAATACGATCCGAACCGCACGGCCTTCATCGCTCTCGTGACCTACGAGGACGGCGAGAAGACCTACATCATCGCGCCGCAACGCCTTAAGGCGGGCGACACGATCGTCGCGGGCGAAAAGACCGACGTGAAGCCGGGCAACGCCATGCCGCTTCGTTCGATGCCGGTGGGTACGATCATCCACAACATCGAAATGAAGCCGGGCAAGGGCGCCCAGCTGGCCCGTTCGGCCGGCGCCTACGCCCAGCTGGTCGGTCGCGATCAGGGCTACGCCCAGATCCGTCTCGGCTCGGGCGAACTGCGCATGGTCCTGGACGGCTGCATCGCCACGGTGGGCGCGGTTTCGAACCCCGACCACATGAACCAGAACCTGGGCAAGGCCGGTCGTAAGCGTCACATGGGCTGGCGTCCGCACGTTCGCGGCGTCGCCATGAACCCGATCGACCACCCGCATGGTGGTGGTGAAGGCCGGACCTCTGGTGGTCGTACCCCCGTCACGCCGTGGGGTAAGGACACCAAGGGCACTCGTACCCGCAAGAACAAGGCTACGGACAAGTACATCATCCGTACCCGCCACGTTAAGAAGGCTCGCTAA
- the rpsH gene encoding 30S ribosomal protein S8, giving the protein MMINDPLSDMIARIKNAATRKRSKVLTPASRLRQRVLDVLQDEGYIRGYNLVQNPGEFPQFEIELKYFDGQPVIAEIARVSKPGRRVYSAIGDLKPVKNGLGISILSTSKGVMSDASARDANVGGEVLCRVY; this is encoded by the coding sequence ATGATGATCAACGATCCCCTGAGCGACATGATCGCTCGCATCAAGAACGCGGCGACCCGCAAGCGTTCCAAGGTGCTGACCCCGGCCTCGCGTCTGCGCCAGCGCGTCCTCGACGTGCTGCAGGACGAAGGCTACATCCGCGGCTACAACCTGGTTCAGAACCCGGGTGAGTTTCCGCAGTTCGAGATCGAGCTGAAGTACTTCGACGGTCAGCCCGTCATCGCCGAGATCGCGCGCGTGTCCAAGCCGGGCCGCCGCGTCTATTCGGCGATCGGCGATCTGAAGCCCGTCAAGAACGGCCTCGGCATCTCGATCCTCTCGACTTCGAAGGGCGTCATGTCTGACGCTTCCGCCCGCGACGCTAACGTCGGCGGCGAAGTCCTCTGCAGGGTCTACTGA
- the rpsC gene encoding 30S ribosomal protein S3, whose protein sequence is MGQKINPVGLRLGVNRTWDSRWFAAGADYSRLLHQDLKLREWLRERLAAAGVSRIIIERPHKKCRITIYAARPGVVIGKKGADIEKLRKDISARTEGEVHLNIIEVRKPETDAQLIAENIAQQLERRVAFRRAMKRSMQSAMRLGAKGIRMNVSGRLGGAEIARMEWYREGRVPLHTLRADIDYGFYEAKTTYGIIGVKVWVFKGEVLEHDPMAQDKRWAQEASGPSSNEGRERGGPRGDRGPRRDRGREN, encoded by the coding sequence ATGGGACAGAAAATCAATCCGGTCGGTCTGCGCCTCGGCGTGAACCGCACGTGGGACAGCCGCTGGTTCGCCGCCGGCGCCGACTATTCCCGCCTGCTGCACCAGGACCTGAAGCTGCGCGAGTGGCTGCGGGAACGCCTGGCCGCCGCCGGCGTGTCGCGCATCATCATCGAGCGCCCGCACAAGAAGTGCCGCATCACCATCTACGCCGCCCGTCCGGGCGTCGTGATCGGCAAGAAGGGCGCTGACATCGAGAAGCTCCGCAAGGATATCTCGGCGCGCACCGAGGGTGAAGTTCACCTGAACATCATCGAAGTCCGCAAGCCGGAAACCGATGCGCAGCTGATCGCCGAGAACATCGCGCAGCAGCTGGAGCGCCGCGTGGCCTTCCGTCGCGCCATGAAGCGTTCGATGCAGTCGGCCATGCGTCTGGGCGCCAAGGGCATTCGTATGAATGTCTCGGGTCGTCTGGGCGGCGCGGAAATCGCACGTATGGAATGGTACCGCGAAGGTCGCGTGCCGCTTCACACGCTGCGCGCCGACATCGACTATGGCTTCTACGAAGCCAAGACGACCTACGGCATCATCGGCGTGAAGGTCTGGGTCTTTAAGGGTGAAGTGCTGGAGCACGATCCCATGGCGCAGGACAAGCGTTGGGCCCAGGAAGCGTCGGGTCCTTCCTCGAACGAAGGCCGCGAACGCGGCGGCCCCCGTGGCGACCGCGGTCCGCGTCGCGACCGGGGACGTGAGAACTAA
- the rplD gene encoding 50S ribosomal protein L4, with the protein MKLSVIQLDGKAAGDVELSDAVFGISDIRGDILARTVNWQLAKRRAGTHKVQTRNENSRTGKKMYKQKGTGGARHGSRRAPQFVGGSRAFGPIVRDHGFSLPKKIRALALRHALSSKAKSGDLIVVDTVSVKEAKTASLRETLGKLGWTKALIIAGPEVDTNFGLAARNIPHIDVLPNAGLNVYDILRADKLVLTKAAIEAIEARFSDKEAA; encoded by the coding sequence ATGAAACTCTCTGTCATCCAACTCGACGGCAAGGCTGCTGGCGACGTGGAACTGTCGGACGCCGTCTTCGGCATCTCCGACATCCGCGGCGACATCCTGGCCCGCACCGTCAACTGGCAACTGGCCAAGCGCCGCGCCGGTACGCACAAGGTTCAAACCCGCAACGAGAACTCTCGTACGGGTAAGAAGATGTACAAGCAAAAGGGCACCGGCGGCGCTCGTCACGGTTCGCGCCGTGCACCGCAGTTCGTCGGCGGTTCGCGCGCCTTCGGTCCGATCGTTCGCGATCACGGCTTCTCGCTGCCGAAGAAGATCCGCGCGCTGGCTCTGCGTCACGCCCTGTCCTCCAAGGCCAAGTCGGGCGACCTGATCGTGGTCGACACCGTCTCGGTCAAGGAAGCCAAGACCGCTTCGCTGCGCGAAACGCTCGGCAAGCTGGGCTGGACCAAGGCGCTCATCATCGCGGGTCCCGAAGTCGACACGAACTTCGGCCTGGCCGCACGCAACATCCCGCACATCGACGTGCTGCCGAACGCCGGCCTGAACGTCTATGACATCCTGCGGGCTGACAAGCTGGTGCTGACGAAGGCCGCCATCGAGGCCATCGAAGCCCGCTTCAGCGATAAGGAAGCCGCGTAA
- the rpmC gene encoding 50S ribosomal protein L29, producing MTKIADLRSQTTDQLSDELLKLKKEQFNLRFQAATGQMEKTHRVGEVRKDIARISTLLREKRAAS from the coding sequence ATGACCAAGATCGCCGATCTGCGGTCGCAAACGACCGACCAACTGTCCGACGAGCTGCTGAAGCTCAAGAAGGAACAGTTCAACCTGCGCTTCCAGGCGGCCACCGGCCAAATGGAAAAGACTCACCGCGTCGGTGAAGTCCGCAAAGACATCGCTCGCATCTCGACGCTTCTGCGCGAGAAGCGTGCGGCCTCGTAA
- the rpsN gene encoding 30S ribosomal protein S14 codes for MAKKSAVNRNEAVKALVAKYAAKRAALKATANDENLPLEERFEARLQLAALPRNSAPSRIRNRCEVTGRPRAFYRKLKMSRIALRELGNLGQIPGLTKSSW; via the coding sequence ATGGCTAAGAAAAGCGCCGTAAACCGCAACGAAGCCGTAAAGGCCCTGGTTGCGAAGTATGCCGCGAAGCGGGCCGCCCTGAAGGCGACCGCCAACGACGAAAACCTGCCGCTGGAGGAGCGCTTCGAGGCGCGCCTGCAACTGGCCGCCCTGCCGCGCAACTCCGCGCCGAGCCGCATTCGCAACCGCTGCGAAGTGACGGGTCGTCCGCGGGCGTTCTACCGCAAGCTCAAGATGAGCCGGATTGCGCTGCGTGAACTGGGCAACCTGGGCCAGATTCCCGGCCTGACGAAGTCGAGCTGGTAA
- the rpsS gene encoding 30S ribosomal protein S19: MARSSWKGPFVDGYLLKKADAVQSSGRKDVIKTWSRRSTILPQFVGLTFGVHNGQKHVPVSVSEEMVGMKLGEFAPTRNFPGHAADKKAKRK; encoded by the coding sequence ATGGCCCGCTCCTCCTGGAAAGGCCCGTTTGTCGACGGGTATCTGCTCAAGAAGGCCGACGCCGTTCAATCGTCGGGCCGCAAGGACGTGATCAAGACCTGGTCGCGCCGCTCCACCATCCTGCCGCAGTTCGTCGGTCTGACGTTCGGCGTCCATAACGGTCAGAAGCACGTGCCCGTGTCGGTCTCGGAAGAGATGGTCGGCATGAAGCTCGGCGAGTTCGCCCCGACCCGGAACTTCCCGGGTCACGCGGCGGACAAGAAGGCCAAAAGGAAGTAA
- a CDS encoding 50S ribosomal protein L23 — MAAQPTAKHYDTILAPVITEKATILSEQNKVVFRVADTASKDEIAAAVESLFKVNVVKVNTLVQKGKTKRFRGILGRRVDIKKAIVTLADGQSIDVTTGL, encoded by the coding sequence ATGGCCGCTCAACCTACCGCCAAGCACTACGACACCATCCTGGCCCCGGTGATCACCGAAAAGGCCACGATCCTGTCCGAGCAGAACAAGGTCGTCTTCCGCGTCGCCGACACGGCGTCCAAGGACGAGATCGCCGCTGCGGTCGAAAGCCTGTTCAAAGTCAACGTCGTCAAGGTCAACACCCTGGTTCAAAAGGGCAAGACCAAGCGCTTCCGGGGCATCCTGGGTCGTCGCGTCGACATCAAAAAAGCGATCGTGACGCTGGCCGACGGCCAGTCGATCGACGTCACCACGGGGCTCTGA
- the rplP gene encoding 50S ribosomal protein L16 — translation MLQPKKTKYRKAFKGRIHGSAKGGFSLNFGSYGLKTLEPERITARQIEAARRAITRQMKRQGRVWIRVFPDLPVTGKPAEVRMGKGKGAVDHWAARCHPGRILFEIDGVPDDVAREALRLGAAKLPVRTKVVTRIDAGVAHVEAAA, via the coding sequence ATGTTGCAACCGAAGAAGACCAAATACCGCAAGGCCTTCAAGGGCCGGATCCATGGCTCGGCCAAGGGCGGTTTCTCGCTGAACTTCGGGTCGTATGGCCTGAAGACGCTGGAGCCGGAACGCATCACCGCGCGTCAGATCGAAGCGGCTCGCCGCGCGATCACTCGTCAGATGAAGCGTCAGGGCCGCGTCTGGATCCGCGTCTTCCCCGACCTGCCTGTCACGGGCAAGCCAGCCGAAGTCCGGATGGGTAAGGGCAAGGGCGCCGTGGACCACTGGGCCGCGCGTTGCCACCCTGGCCGCATCCTGTTTGAAATCGACGGCGTGCCGGACGATGTCGCCCGCGAAGCACTCCGTCTCGGCGCCGCCAAGCTGCCGGTCCGCACCAAGGTCGTGACCCGTATCGACGCCGGCGTCGCGCATGTGGAGGCTGCCGCCTAA
- the rplR gene encoding 50S ribosomal protein L18, translated as MALSLRQQAKRRSERTRRRLKAVANGRLRLSVYRSDKNISAQIIDDAQGVTVVAASSLEGGKGKRGSDTAAAAAIGKLIAERAIEKGVKDVVFDRGEYIYHGRVKALAEAAREAGLNF; from the coding sequence ATGGCTCTTTCTCTTCGACAACAAGCCAAGCGTCGCTCGGAGCGCACGCGTCGCCGCCTGAAGGCTGTCGCCAACGGTCGTCTGCGTCTGTCGGTCTACCGTTCGGACAAGAACATCTCGGCCCAGATCATCGACGACGCCCAGGGCGTGACGGTCGTGGCTGCCTCGTCGCTGGAAGGCGGCAAGGGCAAGCGCGGTTCGGACACGGCTGCGGCCGCCGCGATCGGCAAGCTGATCGCCGAACGCGCCATCGAGAAGGGCGTCAAGGACGTCGTCTTCGACCGTGGCGAGTACATCTATCATGGACGGGTGAAGGCGCTGGCGGAAGCCGCGCGTGAAGCCGGCCTGAACTTCTAA
- the rplE gene encoding 50S ribosomal protein L5, with product MATEKYTPRLKDEYHARIRQVMKEKFGYTNEMQVPKLDKIVLNMGIGEAVADSKKANTALKDLTAIAGQKAVATKARNSIAGFKLREGMVIGGKVTLRGDQMYEFLDRFITIALPRVKDFRGLKGTSFDGRGNYATGLKEHIVFPEINYDQIDQMWGMDIVVCTTAKTDEEAKALLTEFKFPFVKN from the coding sequence ATGGCTACCGAGAAGTACACCCCGCGCCTCAAGGACGAGTATCACGCTCGCATCCGCCAGGTGATGAAGGAAAAGTTCGGCTACACGAACGAAATGCAGGTGCCCAAGCTGGACAAGATCGTCCTGAACATGGGCATCGGCGAAGCCGTCGCGGACTCCAAGAAGGCGAACACCGCCCTCAAGGATCTGACCGCCATCGCCGGTCAGAAGGCCGTCGCCACCAAGGCCCGTAACTCCATCGCCGGCTTCAAGCTGCGCGAAGGCATGGTTATCGGCGGCAAGGTCACCCTGCGCGGCGACCAGATGTACGAGTTCCTGGACCGGTTCATCACGATCGCGCTGCCGCGCGTGAAAGATTTCCGTGGTCTGAAGGGCACGTCCTTCGATGGTCGCGGCAACTACGCCACGGGTCTGAAGGAGCACATCGTGTTCCCGGAGATCAACTACGACCAGATCGATCAGATGTGGGGCATGGACATTGTCGTCTGCACCACGGCCAAGACCGATGAGGAAGCCAAGGCTCTCCTCACCGAGTTCAAGTTCCCGTTCGTGAAGAACTGA